The DNA window ATTCGGGAAACAAGCAAATTAAAACACCAAATCTGGATAAATTGGCCAGCCAAAGCACCAATTTTAATCAAGCTGTTACTCCCTGTCCGGTTTGCGTTCCAGCTCGTACCTCGATTTTAACAGGGCGTCTAACCGAAACCACGACCATTCGCGAAAACAGCGATGTCACTAAAGGCGATTGTTATTTTCCAACCTTCGACGAAATTCTGTCTAAAAGAGGCTATAACGCTCAAGTTTATGGCAAATACCATTCCCCGGAACATATGGCGCGTGTTTACAAAAATCCGCCTGTAAAAGGAATGAAAGGCACAGAACCAATTATCAAATGGGAATCCAATTACGTATCCTACATTAGAGAAAACTTTACAAAAAGACCTTTGAAACCCGGAGAATTGTACGAAACCACTTTTTACGGTGGCACCGTTCCTTACAAACTCGATCCAACAGATCGCTATTATAAATATATGCCCTCTGGAATTATACCGGAAAAAGAGCTCGAAAAAAAGTTGAGTCAGGCTGACATTCACGGCGTATTGGATTTATCCGCTGATTTTACCGTAACCGCAGTTCAAGGCAAGCAAACCATAGAAGCATTAGAACGACTGAAAAACGAACAATTTATACTCACAAGTTCCTTTCATTGCCCGCACGTACCCATCACTCCGTCAGAACCTTACGCTTCGATGTATCAAGCCAAGGATATGCTGGTTCCTATTTCTGTCGAGGACAAAAGATTAAACTCCCCCTACAATCCGGGAACCATAGAAACACCCTACAACGAAAAAGACAAAGTGCAATTTATGACAGCGAATTACTATGCTTTCGTCACCGAAGTCGATGAATGGGTGGGCAAAATTCTAAAAAAAATAGACGACTTGAATTTAACCAATAATACATTGGTCATCTTCGTTTCCGATCACGGAGAGATGCTTGGAGCCCACGGATTGCGCGGTAAATTCAATTTCTATGAAGAATCGGTGCGAGTGCCTTTTCTATTTCGA is part of the Flavobacterium nackdongense genome and encodes:
- a CDS encoding sulfatase family protein; amino-acid sequence: MTSLYHKVSILLVAGLLSATFAAYGQKEKYPNVLLIITDQQAWNAVGYSGNKQIKTPNLDKLASQSTNFNQAVTPCPVCVPARTSILTGRLTETTTIRENSDVTKGDCYFPTFDEILSKRGYNAQVYGKYHSPEHMARVYKNPPVKGMKGTEPIIKWESNYVSYIRENFTKRPLKPGELYETTFYGGTVPYKLDPTDRYYKYMPSGIIPEKELEKKLSQADIHGVLDLSADFTVTAVQGKQTIEALERLKNEQFILTSSFHCPHVPITPSEPYASMYQAKDMLVPISVEDKRLNSPYNPGTIETPYNEKDKVQFMTANYYAFVTEVDEWVGKILKKIDDLNLTNNTLVIFVSDHGEMLGAHGLRGKFNFYEESVRVPFLFRYPNKIKAGQTITTPVSTLNIFPTILDYAGLKSIPTDGYSLKAVMEGTGSPKYDFAVSEWQWKNENVPSIMIRTEEWKLMTTHRKDGKNIEALYDLKKDPFEMNNLLGSNPERFKYKERAEILRSKLVGYLKDVNSPLVKGIEERVLIR